A single region of the Branchiostoma lanceolatum isolate klBraLanc5 chromosome 1, klBraLanc5.hap2, whole genome shotgun sequence genome encodes:
- the LOC136440121 gene encoding microtubule-associated protein futsch-like, translating into MAMFKKRISEESSASESQWSNEQIQTAASVRPNLSEFGRKPQGSFADDVVTTSIHWVSFEDLPNKDKDAAVGENQLKWPSWKKGSAKFSKALSSSTLSDRPEADLTGRISSICRPLSAYGSVRNIDRSIVTATVAYQTDKSSVEETEHINSTEDRVTFNNDSIDSGHEGNSDEEEDDEQRDESVSSNPPNCSNSSVGESCNTPHVAECAADQTGTWQDNNQFSSNQRFGTEDIDSKCTDGIRPHHIQQVPEKMELVGFSNQQAGIAGGTGDSDKDQGNEDGVSATIFTHSNNSSSQGNDSKRQPPVECTNILHRGDSMRNNDTSGIDQTDGHVRRVSTAPAVSKSPVDATSTNCAWNETNENMTIAAVPEHDTTKSVKNPNCKSSQGTSKEAPQNDSCPNGKMNSYESREVVRSKEDNYALFAQEASTREGKKDIEPARLSPKDGGLDQSPSRYHVERRSSEDDGHLSQVESANDEDVGRHSRITQQTCSASDGEGILQETTSLEEIPSADESIHPYPQMEETSEEESEYCQCSTDGTAAHHGVQAAQSDDSPDARQIEKTNSSNDDIASMQHCMENLQNEDTSSDRRKTCTKDDDSCPTVEKEDDSLQPPAQRINDNKTRRSINSSEDLDADRHEQMFPSQMTSSSPFGSPPRLLSSGNPPKQSNSPRRRGSPRIDQIADKLLKNAVVLVERLPRSITDKASQKAKDKVETVKATGNSNQAVDAATTSSVGVAPRNISIDASIASGSSKELRQPSSAPPKKRDMKKLLPKPSEPQRYADGMYPFVPNATAIPFYPSTHGPVVQHRGQQVTMPPPPNGLQYQFAPHGAQYPLGSLQHNHDNGAHQRFYAPYPGVNPRYLPPSTATAGFRNSTYPDALQTPSNQPLQQPNPSLVVRIREVGPESILATQNRALGSQQMTNNTTPIYHLPQGAMESSAAMHQRPRFVYHPNESSSLRESRQGAMPSQGTLATDSRKPPSLIDAVIEEMYDREEPTAAQQTPAWRPSTTANRTERPVIPEVFASPQARGLKENREVKSAMNLVDRMIENAYFSSKAEVKEADVPPAKEVRPFGHSRYSPPLTVSISDGGPSVHSTPPAHPKDFMSALVARVVDEEYAKDDVVVNVPERLHRDRQLQDNGSPPCDQPSLSGPMAKPQENPTSNQKQEDERCRFANASSEQPMHDSMSLPMGDDVLSNPVDATIQDDQGREEESTREDVASDTQDIQAGQAAEIPSPRNADSEFLSEIPKLENVNTSDSSIPGSENHQRPEAILPRHVDNSTSENGHRCATDRVEPQSNPLMPSQENLNGEKCPTVTHITNNGLPIKDKNLQGNNNASTSGDNVDDSGPRKTSRDSTSNEQSFEEEFPAVSKDLTRSSPTEVGSETADQLSNLRVELAEASDLVVDEETALNHRDDALNDEVGRSRSESEVDATTAPPNEQAGSGEVRGEHTSSALTDDKSGPKRGGRPKGRKRVVEGRQKKSMTRDRDKAESSAASEARIAHEFPRHNWLMKHLMAEQQLVTNRKDSERRSTDGGEKNQTDPNEEEGEEEGEEQEKALSEVEGIAIDKDKRRRSKRGTLSRDSSMESCTSLDTLSSTEKLDGEDDSVFPCPVSPSTAAEKKSLPTLDTQEVSQPKSHFLTASIVEKSTEDSNTADNNTDSGVKDLSTESTAIKSSASTDNQEPPQTLTARHSQEEPLNLSLKAARFVDFYNSIGSKNIAKVPESKQAHAGEATTAEQVDHDTESPADNGDNDKDTKSHVVASSAPLESGLKTGPSAAASPPAERASVEQSPKPPKHLSESGSRTPITVTVHTASMTSATRQASDSTKSSSPETKPPREASAMGNVQDRPSSRSSTSMFSFEDAPKDERATRQGSHQGTGPKRPASPTVRCPPRKRSTVDSGVVCVSPYSPVSPSDKTTSQATKIQEETPKRLAKAASLPETATTTPHQFVVPSHQAVLPSKKSASQTLRSPSGQERPSVISAVPVTPPLPPRPAAPPPPPNEPPYRADQSITAALLARLEVMTKNKVNIERELVNQELLLSELRKRVVEDKSGLLRKQSQEKEALLFHMRMTYHKLCEDIDYLMRSGPPKFADGLKSLRSMAPNSTAPNSIGHSSQAIPIHRAQSDSAITLQAGGKMGGEANRWRETASNERRSSDGENSSDVQIIGQKGPTISNSLQDFRHANPHIPPYLDPRYVADARQAIVYGNTTGQQYSPAVSTVAQNHVSPRSVAPRFSPYAQAQAHAQVQAQNDLAAATAAERRRQAHMDVKRAKQILNEHKSFVEKYSRPGEGNQHNAAGNEVQLNAPAANTVIPQAPVQAGVQTSTIHPYPHGVPIHQTVTMAQVMPILPGDPSFASRSAAIAHMVGPEQRPLSAMAHQGMHPFYYINPGMPVPGYQQQPIPGQSPRMMNPVTQQLLSPPAGQQTPTSTQNHQLNTLLGAHRPPNVTSNVSINSKEPPAAQHHPVLLTGKPTPGQICHHHQQQQQYGWPGQLPTNSEMKAAYFAAHAAQYAAKVQSRAEAAMKRDAMKDHLQRAANVVALPEMQQAAYLSKHFKPFAVTAPEGNMHPSKTHPAHLQQARSQHKEHPMVGQTTREAAYLQEIQMYHANNQPASVFRGNPMMRGPPSVENGQGSPSTMGSTRRDNSGVVSIADDEYHSCVVCNKEATFLCSGCRKAWYCSPTCQVQAWEKHSEDCL; encoded by the exons ATGGCGATGTTCAAGAAAAGGATATCTGAAGAGTCGTCAGCTTCAGAGTCGCAATGGTCCAACGAGCAGATTCAAACAGCAGCCTCCGTGAGACCAAATCTTAGCGAGTTCGGTCGTAAACCCCAGGGAAGCTTTGCCGATGACGTCGTGACTACTTCCATCCATTGGGTATCGTTCGAAGACCTACCGAACAAGGACAAGGATGCCGCCGTTGGAGAAAATCAACTCAAGTGGCCCTCGTGGAAGAAAGGATCGGCAAAGTTTTCCAAGGCACTTTCATCGTCGACTTTGAGCGATAGACCCGAAGCTGACCTCACAGGGAGAATTTCTTCAATCTGTAGACCTTTGTCTGCATACGGAAGTGTGAGAAACATTGACCGCAGCATTGTGACTGCCACGGTTGCCTACCAGACTGACAAAAGTTCTGTAGAGGAAACTGAACATATCAATAGTACAGAGGACCGTGTTACCTTCAACAACGATAGCATAGATTCTGGTCATGAAGGTAACTCCgacgaagaagaagatgacGAGCAACGCGACGAGTCTGTTTCCAGTAACCCGCCGAATTGTAGCAACAGTTCGGTGGGCGAAAGTTGCAATACGCCACATGTAGCGGAATGCGCTGCAGATCAAACTGGGACATGGCAAGACAATAATCAGTTTAGCAGCAACCAACGCTTCGGCACAGAAGATATCGACAGCAAATGTACAGATGGGATACGTCCTCATCATATACAACAAGTGCCAGAGAAGATGGAACTTGTAGGCTTTTCCAACCAGCAGGCTGGTATTGCAGGAGGTACTGGTGATTCCGACAAAGATCAAGGAAATGAAGATGGGGTAAGCGCGACAATCTTTACCCATTCCAACAACTCTTCAAGCCAGGGGAATGATTCTAAACGACAACCACCGGTAGAATGCACCAACATTTTACACCGCGGTGACAGCATGCGCAACAACGATACGTCAGGCATAGATCAGACAGACGGCCATGTTCGTAGAGTTAGCACTGCTCCAGCGGTATCGAAGAGCCCAGTTGACGCAACGTCCACCAATTGTGCGTGGAACGAGACAAACGAAAACATGACAATAGCTGCTGTTCCTGAacatgacacaacaaaaagcGTGAAAAACCCAAACtgcaagtcaagtcaaggtacATCCAAAGAAGCGCCACAAAACGACAGCTGTCCAAATGGAAAAATGAATAGCTATGAATCTAGAGAAGTCGTTCGGTCAAAAGAGGACAACTATGCTCTCTTCGCTCAAGAAGCTTCCACaagggaaggaaagaaggaTATTGAACCTGCTAGATTGAGTCCAAAAGACGGAGGTCTTGACCAAAGTCCGTCAAGATACCATGTAGAAAGACGTAGCTCAGAGGATGATGGACATCTTTCACAAGTGGAGTCGGCGAATGATGAAGATGTGGGCAGACATTCGAGAATTACACAGCAAACGTGTTCCGCATCCGATGGGGAAGGGATTCTTCAAGAAACAACATCTCTTGAAGAGATACCAAGTGCCGATGAGTCTATTCACCCGTATCCTCAGATGGAGGAAACGTCGGAAGAGGAATCAGAGTATTGTCAGTGTTCAACTGATGGAACTGCCGCCCACCACGGGGTCCAAGCTGCCCAGTCTGACGATTCTCCAGACGCGAGACAAATTGAAAAGACTAACTCAAGTAATGATGACATTGCGTCAATGCAGCATTGTATGGAAAACCTACAAAACGAAGACACATCTTCTGATCGCCGAAAGACCTGCACTAAAGATGATGATTCTTGTCCTACCGTGGAAAAGGAGGATGACTCTTTGCAACCCCCTGCTCAAAGGATCAACGACAACAAAACTCGAAGATCTATAAATTCTAGCGAAGATTTAGACGCAGATCGTCATGAACAGATGTTCCCAAGCCAAATGACATCGTCCTCTCCTTTCGGATCCCCTCCGAGGCTGCTGTCATCCGGCAATCCTCCTAAGCAGTCCAACTCTCCGCGAAGACGTGGCAGCCCGAGAATTGACCAGATTGCCGACAAGCTTCTGAAGAATGCCGTAGTTCTGGTCGAGAGGCTGCCGAGGTCAATCACCGACAAAGCATCTCAGAAGGCGAAGGACAAAGTTGAAACCGTCAAAGCCACGGGGAACTCGAATCAGGCTGTAGACGCTGCGACGACCTCAAGTGTCGGTGTTGCTCCTCGAAACATATCCATTGACGCATCTATTGCTAGTGGTTCCTCTAAGGAACTTCGGCAACCGTCTTCTGCCCCGCCCAAGAAGAGAGACATGAAGAAACTACTGCCAAAGCCTTCCGAGCCACAGCGTTATGCTGACGGGATGTACCCATTTGTTCCGAACGCTACCGCCATTCCTTTTTACCCCTCCACCCATGGTCCTGTAGTTCAACATAGAGGTCAACAGGTGACCATGCCGCCTCCGCCTaatggcctgcagtaccaaTTTGCTCCGCATGGGGCGCAGTACCCTCTGGGTTCGTTGCAACACAATCACGACAACGGAGCACATCAGAGGTTTTACGCCCCTTATCCAGGAGTCAACCCGCGATATCTCCCACCTTCGACTGCCACGGCAGGCTTCCGGAACTCCACCTACCCTGACGCTCTGCAAACACCGAGCAATCAGCCTCTGCAACAGCCAAATCCATCACTAGTCGTTCGCATCAGAGAGGTAGGACCTGAAAGCATCCTGGCTACACAAAATAGAGCCTTAGGCAGCCAACAAATGACGAACAACACGACCCCCATCTATCACCTTCCACAAGGTGCCATGGAAAGTTCCGCGGCAATGCATCAGCGACCAAGGTTCGTCTACCATCCCAACGAAAGCAGCAGTTTACGGGAATCACGCCAGGGGGCCATGCCATCACAAGGCACCCTAGCGACCGACTCCAGAAAGCCACCGTCCCTGATTGACGCCGTCATAGAGGAAATGTACGACCGTGAAGAACCGACGGCAGCCCAGCAAACCCCCGCTTGGAGGCCGAGCACGACTGCCAACAGAACAGAACGTCCTGTCATTCCAGAGGTCTTCGCGAGTCCCCAAGCCAGGGGGTTAAAGGAGAACAGAGAGGTCAAATCTGCAATGAATCTTGTAGATAGAATGATAGAAAACGCTTATTTCTCATCAAAGGCAGAGGTGAAAGAGGCGGACGTACCTCCTGCAAAGGAGGTTCGGCCTTTCGGTCACTCTAGGTACTCGCCACCGCTGACAGTGTCGATTTCTGACGGTGGCCCGTCCGTGCATTCGACCCCACCGGCGCACCCGAAAGATTTCATGAGTGCGCTTGTTGCGAGGGTGGTGGATGAAGAATACGCCAAAGATGACGTCGTTGTTAATGTCCCGGAAAGGCTTCACCGTGATAGACAGCTGCAGGATAACGGAAGTCCACCTTGTGATCAACCTAGTTTATCAGGACCAATGGCGAAACCCCAAGAGAACCCAACTTCCAATCAGAAGCAAGAGGACGAAAGATGTAGGTTTGCAAATGCGAGTTCCGAACAGCCGATGCATGACAGCATGTCATTACCGATGGGAGACGATGTTCTGTCCAATCCGGTTGATGCAACTATACAAGACGATCAAGGTCGTGAAGAAGAAAGTACCAGAGAGGATGTTGCGAGTGATACCCAAGACATACAAGCAGGGCAGGCGGCTGAAATACCCAGTCCCAGAAACGCAGACTCAGAATTTCTCAGTGAAATCCCTAAATTGGAAAACGTAAATACCAGCGACTCTAGTATTCCGGGAAGTGAGAATCATCAGAGACCCGAAGCCATTTTGCCGCGGCACGTGGATAACTCCACGTCTGAGAATGGCCACAGGTGCGCAACCGACCGCGTAGAGCCTCAATCGAATCCGTTAATGCCAAGCCAAGAGAACCTCAACGGAGAGAAATGTCCCACAGTCACCCACATCACCAACAACGGGCTACCCATCAAAGACAAAAACCTACAAGGCAACAACAACGCCTCAACTTCCGGTGACAACGTCGATGATTCTGGTCCAAGAAAAACATCTCGCGACTCTACCAGTAACGAACAGTCATTTGAAGAGGAGTTTCCAGCGGTATCTAAAGATCTAACGCGCAGCTCACCAACAGAGGTCGGTTCCGAAACCGCAGACCAATTGTCGAACCTGCGGGTTGAGCTAGCCGAAGCCTCGGATCTTGTGGTGGATGAAGAGACGGCTTTGAATCACCGAGATGACGCACTTAATGATGAGGTAGGACGTAGTCGCTCGGAAAGTGAGGTCGACGCTACCACTGCTCCACCTAATGAGCAGGCAGGAAGtggagaggtcagaggtgaacACACGTCGTCGGCACTCACAGACGATAAAAGCGGGCCGAAACGAGGCGGCAGACCCAAGGGCAGGAAGAGAG TCGTGGAAGGACGGCAGAAGAAGTCTATGACGAGAGATAGGGACAAAGCAGAGAGTTCGGCTGCCAGCGAAGCGAGAATAGCTCACGAATTCCCTCGTCACAATTGGTTG ATGAAGCACCTGATGGCAGAGCAGCAGCTAGTCACGAATCGGAAGGACTCGGAGCGGAGGTCTACAGATGGAGGGGAGAAGAACCAAACTGATCCCAACGAAGAAGAG GgcgaagaagaaggagaagaacaagaaaaggCACTCAGTGAGGTCGAAGGAATAGCCATTGACAAGGACAAGAGAAGAAGAAGTAAACGAGGGACATTGTCCCGAGATTCCTCTATGGAAAGCTGCACGTCCCTTGACACCCTGTCGTCAACGGAGAAACTTGACGGTGAAGATGACAGCGTCTTTCCATGTCCAGTTTCCCCAAGCACTGCTGCTGAGAAAAAGAGCCTGCCGACTCTTGACACACAGGAGGTGTCTCAACCAAAAAGCCATTTCCTGACAGCCTCTATCGTTGAAAAGTCCACCGAGGATTCTAACACTGCTGATAACAATACAGATAGCGGTGTCAAGGATCTGTCGACAGAAAGCACGGCAATAAAATCATCTGCGTCTACTGACAACCAGGAACCACCGCAGACCTTAACGGCAAGGCATTCGCAAGAAGAGCCTCTCAACCTTAGCTTGAAAGCAGCGAGGTTTGTTGACTTTTACAACAGCATTGGGTCAAAAAATATCGCAAAGGTACCAGAGAGTAAGCAAGCCCACGCAGGTGAAGCTACCACCGCTGAGCAAGTCGATCACGATACAGAATCTCCTGCTGACAATGGAGATAATGATAAAGACACCAAATCTCATGTGGTGGCGTCATCAGCACCACTAGAATCGGGTTTGAAGACAGGCCCGTCAGCAGCAGCTTCCCCTCCGGCCGAGCGTGCTTCTGTGGAACAGTCACCGAAGCCACCCAAGCATCTCAGCGAGTCAGGATCCCGCACGCCCATCACCGTCACTGTGCACACGGCGTCGATGACAAGCGCCACGCGACAGGCTTCCGACTCTACCAAATCATCCTCACCAGAGACCAAGCCACCTCGCGAAGCTTCAGCCATGGGAAACGTACAGGACAGACCATCATCACGCAGCAGTACCTCAATGTTCTCATTTGAGGATGCTCCGAAGGATGAGAGAGCTACTCGTCAAG gtagTCACCAAGGAACCGGGCCCAAGCGTCCAGCCTCGCCGACAGTCCGCTGTCCACCTAGGAAGAGATCCACTGTAGACAGCGGTGTGGTCTGCGTGAGTCCGTATTCACCTGTATCCCCTTCAGACAAAACCACCTCACAGGCAACAAAGATTCAAGAGGAGACACCTAAAAGGCTGGCCAAGGCAGCTTCCCTACCCgagacagcaacaacaacacccCATCAGTTCGTTGTGCCTTCTCATCAAGCCGTCTTACCGTCCAAGAAATCGGCCTCTCAGACTCTGAGGTCCCCTTCGGGACAAGAAAGACCGTCTGTGATTTCTGCAGTACCCGTTACACCACCTCTTCCGCCCCGACCAGCCGCCCCACCACCGCCGCCGAACGAGCCACCGTACAGAGCCGACCAGAGCATCACCGCTGCTTTACTAGCCCGCCTGGAAGTTATGACTAAAAACAAAGTCAACATCGAGCGAGAACTCGTTAACCAAGAACTGTTGTTGTCAGAACTACGCAAGAGGGTAGTGGAGGACAAGAGCGGGTTGCTAAGGAAGCAGTCTCAAGAAAAGGAGGCCCTGCTGTTTCACATGAGGATGACGTACCATAAACTGTGCGAAGATATAGATTACTTGATGAGGTCTGGTCCTCCAAAGTTTGCTGATGGTCTGAAGTCACTCCGTTCAATGGCACCGAATTCTACTGCACCTAATTCTATTGGGCATTCCAGTCAG GCTATTCCCATCCACCGTGCGCAGAGCGACAGCGCAATCACTCTTCAAGCCGGCGGAAAGATGGGTGGAGAAGCCAATAGGTGGAGGGAAACCGCTTCGAACGAACGCCGAAGTTCCGATGGAGAAAACTCGTCAGACGTTCAAATCATCGGACAGAAGGGACCAACAATATCGAACTCATTGCAAGATTTTCGTCACGCCAACCCGCACATTCCGCCATATCTGGATCCTCGCTACGTCGCGGACGCACGGCAAGCAATCGTCTACGGGAACACCACCGGGCAGCAGTACTCCCCCGCCGTCAGCACGGTGGCACAGAACCACGTGAGCCCGAGATCGGTAGCCCCTCGGTTCTCTCCCTACGCACAGGCACAGGCACATGCACAGGTACAGGCACAGAACGACCTGGCCGCCGCCACCGCTGCCGAGAGGCGCAGGCAGGCGCACATGGACGTCAAACGTGCCAAGCAGATTCTAAACGAACACAAATCTTTCGTGGAGAAATACAGCAGGCCTGGAGAAGGTAATCAGCACAACGCTGCCGGCAACGAGGTTCAGTTGAACGCACCGGCGGCGAACACTGTAATCCCGCAGGCACCCGTGCAGGCAGGCGTGCAAACCAGCACCATCCATCCATATCCTCATGGTGTTCCAATCCATCAAACTGTCACCATGGCGCAGGTAATGCCCATCCTTCCAGGCGATCCTTCATTCGCCTCTCGGAGTGCGGCAATAGCTCACATGGTCGGTCCAGAGCAGCGGCCGCTGTCAGCGATGGCTCACCAAGGGATGCACCCGTTTTACTACATCAACCCAGGGATGCCCGTCCCTGGATACCAACAGCAACCCATACCGGGACAGAGCCCTAGGATGATGAACCCCGTCACACAACAACTCTTGTCACCACCCGCTGGACAACAAACTCCTACCTCAACGCAGAATCATCAACTCAACACCTTGCTCGGAGCACATCGTCCACCTAACGTCACCTCAAACGTCTCTATCAACAGCAAAGAACCCCCTGCTGCCCAACACCACCCGGTCTTACTGACAGGCAAGCCCACTCCGGGGCAGATATGCCATCAccaccagcagcagcagcagtacgGCTGGCCCGGTCAGCTCCCCACAAACTCTGAGATGAAGGCGGCGTATTTTGCTGCACATGCCGCCCAATATGCTGCTAAGGTGCAGAGCAGGGCAGAGGCCGCTATGAAACGTGATGCAATGAAGGACCACCTCCAAAGAGCAGCCAACGTCGTCGCCTTACCGGAGATGCAGCAGGCTGCGTATCTGTCCAAGCACTTCAAACCCTTCGCAGTCACCGCTCCGGAGGGCAACATGCACCCCTCAAAGACACATCCTGCCCACCTGCAGCAAGCACGAAGCCAACACAAAGAGCACCCAATGGTGGGACAGACAACCCGCGAAGCTGCGTATCTACAGGAGATCCAGATGTACCACGCCAACAACCAACCAGCGTCAGTCTTCCGAGGAAATCCAATGATGAGGGGACCACCAAGCGTTGAGAACGGACAGGGCAGTCCGAGTACGATGGGTTCTACCAGAAGGGACAACAGTGGGGTCGTCAGTATAGCGGATGACGAGTACCACAGCTGCGTGGTCTGCAACAAAGAAGCCACATTTCTCTGCTCTGGCTGCAGGAAGGCCTGGTACTGTAGTCCTACTTGTCAG GTGCAAGCATGGGAGAAGCACAGCGAAGACTGCCTGTGA